From one Rosa rugosa chromosome 4, drRosRugo1.1, whole genome shotgun sequence genomic stretch:
- the LOC133743221 gene encoding CASP-like protein 4D1, whose translation MSKAIPALVLVFRILTLAACVASGLLLVLDNFKDEDGDKLHSYDIITFRYVLSAAAIGAAYSLLQLPFNIYYASTNKRLIRNRCMPEFDFYSDKVVTLVLASGVGAGFAAGFELKKFFKLLLQVASLGIEDNNFDQELAKFNDFFEKSIISSGILLVGAVCMAVVSILTSITRTSNSGFFG comes from the exons ATGTCTAAAGCTATTCCTGCCCTAGTTCTTGTATTCAGGATCCTTACCCTTGCAGCATGTGTTGCTTCTGGGCTGCTTCTCGTTCTCGACAACTTTAAAGATGAGGATGGTGATAAACTACATTCTTATGACATCATTACATTCAG GTATGTGCTTTCTGCAGCAGCAATTGGAGCAGCATACAGCCTACTACAGCTACCCTTTAACATATACTATGCTTCCACCAATAAGCGCTTGATACGCAACAGATGCATGCCGGAGTTTGATTTCTATTCCGACAAGGTAGTGACCTTGGTTCTAGCTTCGGGTGTGGGAGCTGGTTTTGCAGCGGGATTTGAGctcaaaaagtttttcaaactaTTACTTCAAGTGGCGTCACTAGGAATTGAAGACAACAACTTCGATCAAGAACTAGCCAAGTTCAATGACTTCTTTGAGAAGTCAATTATTTCCAGCGGAATTCTCTTGGTTGGAGCTGTTTGCATGGCTGTGGTTTCGATTCTCACTTCCATTACTCGGACTTCAAATTCGGGTTTCTTCGGATAA
- the LOC133743220 gene encoding protein REDOX 2-like isoform X2 — protein sequence MDERGKKVVVIPEVVLNSGKKMPVLGFGTGVFGSPPPAQTLARILLDAIELGYRHFDTAALYGTEEAVGLAITQALDRGLIKTRDELFITSKLWCTDAHHDLVLPALKLTLQLGLEYVDLYLIHWPVRMKQGTPAVPNSKEDLLPFDIMGTWEAMEECYRLGLAKSIGVSNFGTKKLSQILDNGTIPPAVNQVEMNPSWQQGNLRDFCKGKGIHVTAWSPLGFYGATSWAPKPWIDYAIIKDIAAAKGKSVPQVILRSIIQQGEVSAISRSFNKERMKDNAQIFDWELSEDEMNKIKEIPQRRLGVGDFFVSDDSQYKSVDDLWDGNP from the exons ATGGATGAGAGAGGCAAGAAAGTAGTCGTCATCCCGGAAGTAGTACTGAATTCCGGGAAGAAGATGCCGGTGCTAGGCTTTGGCACCGGAGTTTTCGGGAGTCCTCCACCGGCTCAAACCCTGGCTCGTATTCTCCTTGACGCCATTGAGCTTGGCTACCGTCACTTTGACACTGCTGCTCTCTATGGAACCGAAGAAGCCGTAGGTCTCGCCATCACCCAAGCCCTAGACCGAGGTCTCATCAAGACTCGCGATGAGTTGTTCATCACTTCCAAGCTCTGGTGCACTGACGCCCATCATGATCTTGTTCTCCCAGCTCTCAAATTGACACTACA GCTGGGATTGGAGTATGTGGATCTATACCTGATTCATTGGCCGGTGAGGATGAAACAAGGAACTCCGGCAGTACCAAATTCGAAAGAGGACTTGCTTCCCTTTGATATAATGGGGACATGGGAGGCGATGGAAGAGTGCTACAGGCTGGGATTGGCCAAGTCTATTGGCGTCAGCAACTTTGGTACCAAAAAGCTCTCTCAAATCCTTGACAACGGGACCATCCCTCCAGCGGTCAATCAG GTGGAAATGAACCCGTCCTGGCAGCAAGGAAATCTGCGAGACTTCTGTAAAGGGAAAGGAATTCATGTGACTGCATGGTCTCCCTTGGGGTTTTATGGAGCTACCAGCTGGGCTCCAAAACCCTGGATAGACTATGCCATCATTAAGGACATCGCTGCTGCAAAGGGGAAGAGTGTACCACAGGTTATACTGAGATCCATCATCCAACAAGGAGAGGTGAGTGCAATTTCGAGGAGTTTCAACAAGGAGAGGATGAAGGATAATGCTCAAATATTTGATTGGGAGCTAAGTGAGGATGAAATGAACAAGATCAAGGAAATTCCCCAGCGCAGGCTGGGTGTAGGAGACTTCTTCGTTTCCGACGACAGTCAATACAAATCCGTCGACGACCTTTGGGATGGCAACCCCTAA
- the LOC133743220 gene encoding protein REDOX 2-like isoform X1, translating to MDERGKKVVVIPEVVLNSGKKMPVLGFGTGVFGSPPPAQTLARILLDAIELGYRHFDTAALYGTEEAVGLAITQALDRGLIKTRDELFITSKLWCTDAHHDLVLPALKLTLQRLGLEYVDLYLIHWPVRMKQGTPAVPNSKEDLLPFDIMGTWEAMEECYRLGLAKSIGVSNFGTKKLSQILDNGTIPPAVNQVEMNPSWQQGNLRDFCKGKGIHVTAWSPLGFYGATSWAPKPWIDYAIIKDIAAAKGKSVPQVILRSIIQQGEVSAISRSFNKERMKDNAQIFDWELSEDEMNKIKEIPQRRLGVGDFFVSDDSQYKSVDDLWDGNP from the exons ATGGATGAGAGAGGCAAGAAAGTAGTCGTCATCCCGGAAGTAGTACTGAATTCCGGGAAGAAGATGCCGGTGCTAGGCTTTGGCACCGGAGTTTTCGGGAGTCCTCCACCGGCTCAAACCCTGGCTCGTATTCTCCTTGACGCCATTGAGCTTGGCTACCGTCACTTTGACACTGCTGCTCTCTATGGAACCGAAGAAGCCGTAGGTCTCGCCATCACCCAAGCCCTAGACCGAGGTCTCATCAAGACTCGCGATGAGTTGTTCATCACTTCCAAGCTCTGGTGCACTGACGCCCATCATGATCTTGTTCTCCCAGCTCTCAAATTGACACTACA gagGCTGGGATTGGAGTATGTGGATCTATACCTGATTCATTGGCCGGTGAGGATGAAACAAGGAACTCCGGCAGTACCAAATTCGAAAGAGGACTTGCTTCCCTTTGATATAATGGGGACATGGGAGGCGATGGAAGAGTGCTACAGGCTGGGATTGGCCAAGTCTATTGGCGTCAGCAACTTTGGTACCAAAAAGCTCTCTCAAATCCTTGACAACGGGACCATCCCTCCAGCGGTCAATCAG GTGGAAATGAACCCGTCCTGGCAGCAAGGAAATCTGCGAGACTTCTGTAAAGGGAAAGGAATTCATGTGACTGCATGGTCTCCCTTGGGGTTTTATGGAGCTACCAGCTGGGCTCCAAAACCCTGGATAGACTATGCCATCATTAAGGACATCGCTGCTGCAAAGGGGAAGAGTGTACCACAGGTTATACTGAGATCCATCATCCAACAAGGAGAGGTGAGTGCAATTTCGAGGAGTTTCAACAAGGAGAGGATGAAGGATAATGCTCAAATATTTGATTGGGAGCTAAGTGAGGATGAAATGAACAAGATCAAGGAAATTCCCCAGCGCAGGCTGGGTGTAGGAGACTTCTTCGTTTCCGACGACAGTCAATACAAATCCGTCGACGACCTTTGGGATGGCAACCCCTAA